The following are encoded in a window of Impatiens glandulifera chromosome 5, dImpGla2.1, whole genome shotgun sequence genomic DNA:
- the LOC124939205 gene encoding aspartic proteinase CDR1-like, with the protein MTDAIRRSESRLSLFNSILDLSINNASTTFNGIYARIMPTYSSYLMEISIGTQPVKQFVVPDTASEVTWTQCLPCVNCYKQDQIMFNSKNSSSYKVLACGSDQCKNLGENRVCNELSESKCRYNISYVGNTSSLGELALETYTLDRITFPDLVYGCGNDNRMSIKEFPSGVFGLGSGPLSFIGQLGKYYGRTFSYCLVSHSKPNVSSRLNFGTSAIVSGRGVVSTPLVTKPSSPLYYLTLEAISVNNKRIPFTRLTRSKEEGGVDIIEEGNIIIDSGTPITYLPTNIYQTLKDELKRSIHAESIPVPENPWLLCYANNKKFSIPFVTFHFDGGVNLTLRSTSTFSQAVGFLCLTMAPSNNAAIFGNFLQMNFLIGYNIDIGKVFFKPTDCSRRTRRTES; encoded by the coding sequence ATGACCGATGCAATTCGTCGCTCCGAGTCCCGCTTGTCTCTTTTCAATTCTATTCTAGACCTCTCCATTAACAATGCAAGCACAACTTTTAATGGCATATATGCGAGAATTATGCCAACTTATTCCTCTTACCTCATGGAGATCTCCATTGGCACGCAGCCAGTCAAGCAGTTTGTGGTCCCCGACACCGCCTCCGAAGTGACATGGACCCAGTGCCTCCCATGTGTGAATTGTTATAAGCAAGATCAAATCATGTTTAATTCCAAAAATTCGTCTTCTTATAAGGTATTAGCATGTGGTTCGGATCAATGTAAGAATTTGGGGGAAAATCGTGTTTGTAATGAACTCTCGGAATCAAAATGTAGATATAATATATCCTATGTTGGCAATACAAGCAGTTTAGGAGAACTAGCCTTGGAGACTTACACATTGGATCGCATTACCTTCCCGGATTTGGTTTATGGGTGTGGGAACGATAATCGCATGAGTATTAAAGAATTCCCCTCGGGTGTCTTTGGACTTGGAAGTGGGCCTCTCTCGTTCATTGGTCAGCTTGGCAAATATTACGGAAGAACGTTCTCATACTGCCTAGTATCTCATTCAAAACCAAATGTAAGTAGCAGGCTCAACTTCGGCACTAGCGCGATCGTGTCTGGGCGCGGTGTGGTGTCCACCCCCTTGGTCACCAAGCCTTCCTCACCATTATATTATCTCACATTGGAAGCAATCAGCGTAAACAATAAGAGAATTCCGTTCACAAGATTAACTAGATCCAAGGAAGAAGGGGGAGTTGATATTATTGAGGAGGGTAACATCATAATAGATTCAGGCACGCCGATAACTTATTTGCCGACCAATATTTACCAAACTCTGAAGGATGAACTTAAAAGGTCGATTCATGCCGAATCAATTCCAGTGCCAGAAAATCCTTGGTTGCTTTGCTATGCAAACAACAAGAAATTCAGTATTCCCTTTGTCACCTTCCATTTTGATGGTGGTGTTAACTTAACTTTACGAAGTACGAGTACTTTCAGTCAAGCTGTGGGTTTTTTGTGTCTGACGATGGCACCCTCTAATAATGCGGCCATATTTGGAAACTTTTTACAAATGAACTTCTTAATCGGCTATAATATTGATATTGGTAAAGTATTTTTCAAACCAACTGATTGTTCGAGGAGGACTAGGAGAACAGAGAGTTAA